AATTAATTATTTTTTTATTTTAACTTTTTAAGTATTAAGTGCCATCTGGAAATAGTAAAGTTTTGCGAAAATCTTTAAATTCGCCTTCATTTTCAGATAATTTTTTTAAGTTTTGCCGATATGATTTTTCTTGTTTGGGAAACAGTTTTTTATTTGTACCATCAATTAAGTTGTGTGCTAGTCCATAAGAGTCAAAATCAGCAATTTGGACAAAAGAAGTATAACCAGCTTTGCCACTAATGTCTAAATTACCTCCTCTGGTTTGAACAGCAGAATAAATACCAACAGGTAAGCCATAATCGTTAATGACGAGCGACCCAGATGCTCCATAATACAGTCCACTATTTTCAATAAAGGTTATAAAGCCAAAAGGAGAATAACTTCTGTTAGGACTGAGGATATCATTCAGTGCTAAACCATTGGTAAAACTATCGTTGGAAATTGCAAAAGACTTGTTAGTTAAGTTTTTTGGATAATTTCTCATCAAAAATTGTTGTCCATCAAGACTTGGATAACCTAATAAATAAAGTTTTGTGGTATTAGGAGATAAAATCGCAGATTCGCTAATTCCTAATTTTTCTGGCTCAGCAATACCTTTTTGATAAATTGAGGTATAATCATAACTTATATAAGGTACTGCGTTTTTGTCATGATTTGGATACTGTTGTGTCTGAAACTTAGCAATATCTTGCTCGATGTCTACAATTGCCTTTTCGATATGCTCTTTGAATAATTGAAGATTTTCCTTGTTTTCATCATTTTTTGAAATGAGCTCATCTAATTTTGCTAAATTAACTTTTAGTCCAAAAACAGCAAAATCTTTACCAATTCCATTGTTTATTTTTTGACTACCAGGAGATGTGACCGATGTTTGTTTTAGTTGCTCATTTGTTTGATTATCAAAAATATTTAAAGCCACAAAGACAGTTTTGGGATTATCAAAAATTCCTTCGATAGGAACCTCACTCCCTCCTCCTAATTGCTTGTTAATAAAGTAAACGGGAGTATTGTTTGCATCTGGTCTTGAGTTATTATCAATTGCTTGGATGTTAGCTTCTTTTTTTGGCACACCAATAATAAAGCTATCTACTTTTTCGCCGTTGTTTGGCTCAGTAAAATATTCAGGGAAAGTGTCTTTATATTTTGAATCTAAAGTGTTAAAAGATCTGGCAAAAACGTGAGCGTTTGTAGCAATATACAACATTACTTCCGTCTTGTTTTCATTGTAAGCAGCATCTAATAATCAACCTGTTCCTGTCGGCTCATATTTGACAACATCATCAAGATTGTTCTCATCTGTTTTGTCAACGCTATTGAAAGCGATTGCAAAAGTTCTGTTTTTTAGCTTTTCATATGCTTGCGCATCTGTTAGTTTTGCTAAATTAGATGCTAATTCTTGTTTTTGTTGTTCTCCTAAGCGTTTAGCATTTTCTATTTCTCTTTGTATAAAATTCGGATTGAAATGAGGGACAAAATCCTGTTGGCCATTTTGCGGGTTATTTTGTGGTGGAGTAGTTATTGTTTCTTTTGCACTATCTAATGAAGTATTTGGTTTTTGTTCTATCACTTTTTTTGGTTGTTCTTTTTCATGGCAAGCAACTAGAAAGGCAACTACACTTAATGGTGTAACAATTGAACCGGAAATAATTAAAAATGTTTTCAATTTTCCTATTTCTTTATTATTTTTTTTCATAAGTTTGCACACCTTAAAATAAAAGTTTGATTAAATTAGTAGAAAAATTCAGACAACTAGTTTTTTATCTATGCTTTTGATTACCCACTTTTGTTAATTTTTTCTACTAACTTAGGTGCAAAGATTTTATTTTAAATATGCATTAATAAAAGAGCGTTTGATTTCTTCCCGAGCTGCTTTTCCTAAAGGGCTAGTCAATTGAGAATTATTATAAACAGCAAGCCCTTTAAGAATTATAGAACCATTTGAATTTTGACTTTGAGTTAAATCTGATTCACTTGCACTAGGATTAACTGGCATTTTTTCAGGGTTAGGGCCAATTTGAGATCAATCAAGATTGAAAAAATTAGGAAATGGGGTTCACACACCAGTTAAATGGTTTACATTATAAATTGTTTTAGCATTTAAACTAACTGAAAATGGCGAATTTAGTTGATTATTTGACGAAGAATAAGCTGTAATTTCAAAAGATCAAGGTGTTTTAATAATTTCAAGGAGAATATCCTGATCCTGTTCAATTATTGGATTAATTTTTTGGCCAACAAATGGCGAAGAATTTCGAAATTCTTGTGAAAAAAAACGGCTTTCATCGGTACGATTTGCAATTTCCATTAATGGCCGATATTCAGAATTAGGCGGAAAGCCATCAGAATTTTCCTTTATATCTGACGAAAAAAACCTATTTTTTATATTTCAAGAATTAGGACCAAGAACAACAGCTTGTTTTTCTTTTAAAGAAGTTGAAAATGATTCTAATCCTAAATGTAGTGAATTTTGACCTTGGCGAAAATGATTATTTAACGATTTAAAATTTTCAACTTGTTGAAAATCAAAACCAATAACATATTCGTCAATTTTTGCATCAGTCTGTTTGGTATCTATTGAAGAATTGGAATTAATTTCTACTTTACCATCTACAATTTTTCCTTCAATTGGTTTTGATTTTTCAACATATTTAGATCTTCCAACTTTTTGAATGAAAAGTCCACTACCATTTGAGTCTGAAAGTAAATAATGTCTTTTATAATCGTTAATATTTTTTGGTCTAAAAGCAAAGTAAACAACTCCTGAATTTACTCGTGAAAATGGGGCGGGATTTGTTTTTGGTGACTCGGTTGAACTAGAAGTATTCTCGGTTTTTGGCGAATTATCCATGAATTTAAAGGATTTTTTTATTTCAAGGCCATTGTGGGTTAGCTTATTTTCGATAGAATTACTATCCTGAAAATGAATGTCATTATCAGATAAGTCTTGAATTTTTAGCGATTCAGTTGGTGAAGTTTGTGAAAAACTAGCTTTTCCGTCAAGGAAAAAGGTTGGATAAAATTTGGAAGCAACATCAAAAGCGCTTTGTTGTGAACTTAAAACATTATTAATCTGGATTTTTGAAGAGGCTAATTTTTCGTTGTTTTTAGTAGAAACCAGTGAAAATTCAATAACAAAATTATCACTTTGTTTTTCAAAATTTATTTCTGGTTTGACATCAAGTGAAATAAAATTATGCTGTAAATTTAAGGCTTTTCAGATAGATTTTCCTAAAGTTAATTGTTCATTTTTACTTTTGCCTTCAGCTGAATCTGAAAAAGTTTGGGCTTGAATTGCTTGGGATTTTGAACTTTCTGAAATTTCTATTAACTCATTTTTATACTGTTCAAGCGAATCTTTGGTTGGATTTTTACCAAAATCAAGCAAATAAAGCTGACTAACTAATTTTTCATCAGGATTTTTAGTGTCAATTCGACTAGATGATTCCTTAATTTCATTAAATATTTGAACCAATTTATCCGAACTAAGCGCCGGAGTATTTGAAGCTTTTGGCAAAGAAAAATCTTGTAATTTAGCTTGAGGTAAATTCTTTGCAAAAATACGCGAAAATACGTTCAAATCAGGTTTGATGTCAGTGTCAAATTTAAAATCTAAAACTTTTATAAATTTTTGTGGGTCTCTTTTTGTTAAAGTTCCACTTAAGCTTAAACGAACTTTTCCGTCTTTAATTAAATTTAGGCGATCTTGTTCACTGATTTCAGACAAATCTTTAAGAACAATATCTATATTTACGAAATAATTTTTTAATTTATTAGTATTTAGACTAAATTCATTGCTAGTGTAATTAAATAATTCTGAAAACTTTTTTGGCGGTGAGCTGTCTGTTTCATCTTGAGTTGAATACAAATATGATCCAAGTGACAAATTTTTGCTAACAAGATTTTGCTGGATTTGAGGTTTTAGTTTTATTTCAGGAATTAACTCATCATTTAGTCAAGATTTTATTTCTGATTCAATTTCTTGATCGTTAGCAATTCCTTTTATTTCCAGCTGAATTGGAGTTTTTTTATCACCATCAATTAAGTCAAAATTAAGGTAATTTTTGCCAGCTTCAGAAAAAAAACTAAGATTATTGTCAACAATTGTTGGTTCAAGAGTCAAACCTTTGCGAATAAAGGACGGATTTCCTAAACTATTTATGAAATTATAGCTTCCTTTGAGTGCTAAAAGTGCTTTTTCAAAAGCAATAAATTTTTGGTTTTCTGTGGCTTGAGCAACACTAAAACTAGCTTGAATTTTAGATTTAAATTCAGCAAAACTAATTAAATTTTTTGAATCTATATTAATTGATGACTTTTTTTCATTAATTTCAAATTTTGAAAAATCATCAACAACTTTGTTTTCGTCAGCAAAATTTTTGATATCAATTGCTTTTGAAAAAATTTGATTGTCATTTTTTGACTTTAAAAATAAGACAATATTTTTTATCGAATTCCCACTAACTTGTGCATTTATCAAATCATAAGTAATTTGATATTCATTTTCATATAATTTATTAAGGTCTATTAATGATAAAAGGTCAAAATTATAAATTTTGCTTTTTGCCAAATTTAATGCGGTAAATGCGGTTAAATTTTTAAAATCATCCTTAACAGTCAAATTATCAAACAAACCAGCTAGTCCATTTTTAAAAGGATTTTGTTCTTGATCTAAACTCAATGTTTGAATCTCTTCATTTAATTTTTGATAGTAAGAACGATTATAAGAATAAATTCCTAAGGGAATTGAAACGGCAAGCCCGCTAGCTAATGCTAAAGATGAAATTCCGATAACTATATTTGATGTTTTACTTGAAAAATGCTTAAAATTGAAGAACTTTTTCATTTTCACCTCGTTAGTTTTTTTGTTGATCTGAACTGGATGGCTGTGAATTATTTGATTTTTTTACTGAAATTTTTAAACTGCGTGAGACTAAAACTTCGGCTGGATTTGTATTATTTTGGGCAGAATTAAGAATAGAAACTGTTAGTAAAAAATTTATTGTATCTGTTTTTATTGAATTTTCAAAGCTAGGAAATATATCAAATCTTAGTTGGTCATTTCCTAATGGTTTTGAAAAATATTCTTTAGTTTTTTTGAAATTATTAAGATTGGTTTCTAATGATGAAGCTTGTGAAGTTTGACCATTTTGCTGCTCAGTTGTGCTAGTTTGGGGTTCAGAAATCTTTTTAAATGTTTCTTCATTTACTTCAAAATTCAATAATTCAGAAGGAATTGAGTCTGCTAGTGAATTAAGTTTTTCTTGATTTGAAACTTTTGGATCAATTTTTTCAGAAGATAAATTAATTAAAATTTTTCTAACGGGTGTTTGAAGGGAAAATTTGTTAGTATTTTCATCCCCAATATTGTAATAAAAATTTAGTGTTAAATATTCATAATTTTCACTATTTGTTAAATTTTGCGCAGCTTCTCCGGGCTGTTGAGGCTGTTCAGCCTGTACAGTTTGTTCAGACCCTTCTGTCCCTTCGGTCGGTTCAGTCTGTTGTTCACCTTCTTGTTCAGGTTTAGGTTCCTCTGTTATTTTTTTAATTTCTTGATTAAGAGTTTGCTTTGAAATTTCGTTACCTTTTTTAAAAACTATTTCATAATTTAAATTTGAATCTATTTTTTCTCATGCCAAAAAATTACTCAACTGGGCTGATTTTAAATAAAAAGCTAATAAAACATCAGCAAGAGTAAAAAATTTAGCACTTTGTTTGTAGTTTTCCTTTATTTGATTAAGATCAAAATTAGTGTTAGATTCCTTAAAAATTTCCTGATCTTTCAATGCGGCTAAAACTTCTGAAGTTGATTTTTCTTTCAAATCACCAATTTGAGTTTTTATCGTTTGGGGTAGAAATAATGTTGAAAAAAAGCCCTGATTAAAAACATCTTCAAAATGATTATTAAAGCTTAAAACATGAATATTTGTGTTATTAAGGTTAATTTTTGCTGCTTTTTTAAAGATATCTTCCTGCAAATCATCATCAAAAGTCTGTAAAGAAGAACGGTTTTGATTAAGAAGTCCAAAATATTTAGCTAATTCAAAAAATATTTTAGCAATTTTATTGGGTTCTTGCTGAATATAGTTTGCAAAAAAAGCTGCTACATCAGATGGATTTTGAAAAAAAGTATTTGAAACTAAAGAACTAACTGCTAAATTTTGAGATGAATTTGCGGAATTTATACTAGTTGTTGTTTCAAACTTTTTAAAACGGGAAATATCATCTAAGCTAGGAATCAAGGTTTTACCTGATCAAGATCTAACTTTTGCCTCAAAATTATCAAAATTATAATTATAAGATGAAGGCAAACTCAATTTATCGGCTAAGGTTTTATAATCCTGTTTTAGTAATAAATTGTCTAATTCTTCTTTATTTAACGGCACTTTTGCAAAAACAGGTTCGCCAAAAGTTGAAATAAATTGCGCTAAATTGGCACTTTTATTGTCAAAAAGTGGATTTTGTTGATAAATTATCCCTTTTTGTGTTCCAGGAATAGAAAAATTACCAAAAGCATTTCCAGAAGAAGCATTAGAATTTATAGGCAAACCAAAGCCATCAATTCTTAAAATTAACTGCTTTTCATTGATAATTTCGTTTGAATTATTATCAAAAAAAGACTCATTTAGGACAATTTTATATGGTAATTCGATAACGTATTTTCCGTTGTCATTTATTAGTTTTGCATTTGGTGTGTCAAAAATAAAATCAATACCTTGCTTATCTGATGGGATTAACTTATTAAAATTACCAAAATCTAAAGATAAATCTTCAGCTAACAATGGGTTTATCAAGTCTTTAATGCTTGAATTTTTTAAATAAGGGTTGGATTCAAATTTTATTTTTGCAAAAAAATCAAAAGGATTTTGCTTGCTTATGAGAAGTTTATTATCTTTTTCCTCTGTATTATAAATTAACGGTTTTAATTTGAGATTTGCAAAAAAATCATTAACATCCAAAAATATTGATTTTTTATCTTTGGATTCAAGGTTTATATTGATAATTTTATTTCCATTATTTTCAAAATTATCGCCTAATTGATCAAGAGCCGATTGAGTCAAACTAGCCTGCAAAAACATTGTTGCAATATTGTTTTGAACACTAACAAATTGGTTGGTTGCCGCATCTTTTGCAAAATTTATATCGAAAATTTGGGCATTTGTTTCAGGAATTAAATTTTCTTTTGAGTTTTTAACAGAAGAAATTAAATCAGTAAGTTTTGGGAAAATTTGCCCTAAATTTTTTTCAACTTCAGAAGAATCTTGACTAGAATTAATTTTAGCGGCAAAATCTGAAGCTCGGTATAAATTATTTTGCACTAAATTCGAATTTTCCTCAGAAAAATTCGATATTGTCGTATTAAAATTTGAGACTGCATCTTCTATTTTTTTTGTAATTTTTTGCAGTGCAAAGTTAAAATCTGCTTTTAGAAACTTTCTTGAGTCATAAAAAGAAACAGGATATAAAACAAAATCTGACTGCGCAAAATTTTGGTCAGTTATTTTTTGTCTTGCTCTAAATTTAATAATAAAATTTTGATTTAAATCATCAAAATTTAAATCAACAAAGTCAAAAACTGGCGAGTTAGTTTTTTCATTTTGCTGTTCAAATTTAACAAGTTGTTTTGAATCTTCACTAAAATAATAAGGAACCAAGTACTCATCAAGTTTAATTGTGTTTTTAAGAGCATTTCCGTCAAATAATAAACTTTTGATTGCAGAAAAATCGCTATTTTTGCTTATTTTTTCAGGATTAAATGCAACATATTTTACTTTTTTTACAAATTGTTGAACTTCTTCGCGCGGATGTTTTCCGTTATATTTAAATGTAAAACTAATTCCAACTGTTATTCCAACAAAAGCTAACGCCGAGAAAAATGATGACAAAATTAATACTTTTCTTTTATTTTTTTTAATTTTGGCTGCTAAACTTGATGAATTCATAGTCAACTCCTAAATTTTAATAAAATAATAAATTATAGCATATTTTGGCTTTTTGGCATAGAACTGCTATTATGTTTAAAAATAATAGCAAATTGATTTTTAAAACATAAAATAAGAAAATTAGCAACTTTTTTGTTTTATTTGCTAAAAAAGTAAATAAAATTTTGCTTTTGTTTAAGTAAGTTATGCTATAATTTTACCTTATTTAATTTAAATCTCTTTCTATTTTAATATTTTAAAACATAAAATTCTTAGATCATGCCAAACTCACTTAATTTAATATCACTTTTAACTAAAAGAATTACTGATTTTTTATCTATCTACGGTTTTGAACACATTAAATCTGATGAACTGACAACTTTTGAGAAAAATTTTGTAAGGCTAAATATTGACAAATCTCACCCTGCTTTTGACCCAACTCAAAGTCTTGTTTTTGACAACGAAAATTTACTGGCCACTCATAAAACTGGTGTTTCAATTGAAGCAATAGCAAAATATCCTAATCAAGAACGGGCTTTTTTTTCTTTTGGAAAAGTTTTCCGAAACGACGAAGAAGACGCAACTCATTCTCATCAGTTTAATCAATTAGATTTAGTTGCAACCGGAAAATACACTGTCTCACATCTTAAAGGATTGCTTAGTGATTTGCTTGAATTTGTCTTTGAAACAAAACTAGAAACCCGTTTTCGCCCATCATATTTCCCATTTACGCAACCCTCTTTTGAAGTAGATATTTTTTATCAAGGGCGTTGAATTGAGGTTTTAGGATGTGGACTTTTGCACCCAAAAGTTATGAAAAATGCCGGATTTACTGATAAAAATATTTACGGAATTGCCGCTGGAATTGGGATTGAAAGACTAGCTGCTATTAAATTCGGGATTAGTGATATTCGTGAATTTTATAAAAATGATTTACGTTTTTTAAAACAATTTTGATAGGTAAAAAAAATGCTTTTTTCATTAAGAAGATTAAAAAAAATAGCTAATATTGATCATATTAGCGACGAAAAAGTGATTGATGCTTTGATTAGTCTTAGTTTTGAAGTTGATAAAATTTCAAAACTAAACGAAATTTCTGGCATAAAATTTGGAAATATTCTTGAAGTTAAAAAAAATGAAAATGCTGACAATTTAACGATTTGTCAAGTTCAGTTTGACGACAAAATAAGACAAATTCAAACTGCAGCAAAAAATGTCCAAAAAGACAAGCAAGTTTTAGCTTTTGTTCCTGGTTCGACAAATGGAATAATAACTTTTGAAGCTAAAAAATTGCGCGGCCACATTTCTGAAGGAATGCTAGTTTCGGCTAGTGAATTAGGTTTTAGTGCTAAACTTTTAAGTCCAGAACTAGACCAAGGAGTGCTTGTTTTTGATCCAATTTTTGATCTAAAACAAAATCCGCTTGAAATTTTAGAATTATCTGACCTAATTTTAGATATCAAACTTTTATGAAACAGGCCAGATGCAAATTCTTATTTAGTAATAGCAATTGAACTTGCTGCTTTTTTTGCCACAAAATTGGATTTGGACTTTGACAAACTAAATTTTGATGGCAAAATTAAGTCAAATTTAGAAATTATTACTGAAAAAAATGAGTCAAAAGTTGCTGCTATTAAGATTGAAAAAGTTCCTAATCTTGGCTTAGTAGATATTTTTTTACTTTTAAAATCAGGTGTTAAAATTGCTGATTTAAACCAAAATTTTGCTAATTTTGTCTTAATTTACACAGGTCAGCCATCTTATTTTTTACAAACAAATCAAAATCAAAACCAAATTAAATTGACTTATCAAGATACAAAATTACTGGAAATTCAAGACTCATTTGCTACTTTTCAATTTTGAAACAATGATGAGTTAATACTAATTCCTGAAATATTCCAAAAACCAATAGAAAAAGATCAAAATTTATATTTAATAATGCCTAAATTTGACTCAGCAAAAATTAGGCAAATTAATCATAATTTTAATTTAAGCAGTCCCTCAGCAAGACAATTGGCAAAAAATTACAGTCAAGGAACAACACTTTTAAGCTTTATTTTTCTAGAATTTTTCCTTGAAAAACACGGGATTAATTTTTCTGCACCAATCAATTTTGACAAAAATCACTTTGACCAAAGATCTAGCATTAATTTTGGACTTGAAGAAGTCCAAAATATTTTAGGAATTGAACTTGAACAAAAAGATTTTGAAAAAATTAACCTAATTCTTCAGAAAATCTATTATAATTTTAATTCTCAGAGTTTTTTAGCACCGTTTTATCGTGTTGACATTGAATTTTTTGCCGATTATTCTGCTGATTTTCTTAGATTTTATGGGCTTGAAAAATTAGGAAACAAAAAATTAGCTAAAGTAGAGAGATCAATTTCTGTTGTTGATCCAAAGCCAATCCAGCTAAAAACTTTAGGCTATTTTGAAGCTAATTCGTTCCTTTTAATTTCTCAGTCAGAAAATTTTAACCCATTAAATCTAAAAACTCAAACCTTATCGACTTATACATCCCAAGAACACACAACAATTAGATATTCGCTCGCCTGACAACTAGCAAAAATTATAAAATATAATGTTAAGCGAAAAATGACTGATATTAGCCTTTATGAAACAGGTAGTGTCTCTGAGAAACATCAAGTTTTTGCCATGGCTTCGACAGTTTATAATCTTGAAACTCTAAAAGATCATTTAAAAATTTTATATAGTGATAACTTTAGTTTTAAGCCGGCCAAATCTGAATTTCTAAATCCTTCAGCGTCTCAATTTATTTATTGAAATAATACTTTAGTTGGCTGAGTTGGACAAATAAGTGAAAAATATGACTACCAAAATATCAATTTTCTTGAAATAATTGTTTCGAAAATTGATCTTGAACAGAAAAATAAACTTGTTAAGTTCGAGCAATATGATAATTCGCAACTTAAATATCGAGATATTACGCTATCTTTAGATAAAAACGATATTCCTGACACCTATTTAGACGTTATTAAAAAAATTCCAGAAATTTTTTCAATAAAATTAAAAGATTATGTTATAATTAATAATCGCCAGAAAATTACTTACAGAGTAACTGGAACTGACAAGGTTTGTCAGGAAATAGATAAATTTTATAAATAATTTCTTCTATTTTTAAAGGAAAAAAATGGCTATAGTTCCGAAACGAAAAACCTCCAAACAAAGAAAACATAAGCGAAATTCTCATTCAGCATTAAAATTGCCAAACCTTGTGAATTGCAGCAATTGTTCTAATAAACAATTACAACATCATGTTTGTCAATTTTGTGGATTTTATAAGAATCGTAAAGTTATAAATTTCCAAGCAATCAATGATAAACATTAACAAGAAAAAAAATTAAAAATTTTCTTGTTAAAATAAAATTTTATAGTATAATTACTTTTGGTTTTATTTTGCCGATTT
The sequence above is a segment of the Mesomycoplasma ovipneumoniae genome. Coding sequences within it:
- a CDS encoding MIP family Ig-specific serine endopeptidase — translated: MKKNNKEIGKLKTFLIISGSIVTPLSVVAFLVACHEKEQPKKVIEQKPNTSLDSAKETITTPPQNNPQNGQQDFVPHFNPNFIQREIENAKRLGEQQKQELASNLAKLTDAQAYEKLKNRTFAIAFNSVDKTDENNLDDVVKYEPTGTGWLLDAAYNENKTEVMLYIATNAHVFARSFNTLDSKYKDTFPEYFTEPNNGEKVDSFIIGVPKKEANIQAIDNNSRPDANNTPVYFINKQLGGGSEVPIEGIFDNPKTVFVALNIFDNQTNEQLKQTSVTSPGSQKINNGIGKDFAVFGLKVNLAKLDELISKNDENKENLQLFKEHIEKAIVDIEQDIAKFQTQQYPNHDKNAVPYISYDYTSIYQKGIAEPEKLGISESAILSPNTTKLYLLGYPSLDGQQFLMRNYPKNLTNKSFAISNDSFTNGLALNDILSPNRSYSPFGFITFIENSGLYYGASGSLVINDYGLPVGIYSAVQTRGGNLDISGKAGYTSFVQIADFDSYGLAHNLIDGTNKKLFPKQEKSYRQNLKKLSENEGEFKDFRKTLLFPDGT
- a CDS encoding P110/LppT family adhesin N-terminal domain, with protein sequence MKKFFNFKHFSSKTSNIVIGISSLALASGLAVSIPLGIYSYNRSYYQKLNEEIQTLSLDQEQNPFKNGLAGLFDNLTVKDDFKNLTAFTALNLAKSKIYNFDLLSLIDLNKLYENEYQITYDLINAQVSGNSIKNIVLFLKSKNDNQIFSKAIDIKNFADENKVVDDFSKFEINEKKSSINIDSKNLISFAEFKSKIQASFSVAQATENQKFIAFEKALLALKGSYNFINSLGNPSFIRKGLTLEPTIVDNNLSFFSEAGKNYLNFDLIDGDKKTPIQLEIKGIANDQEIESEIKSWLNDELIPEIKLKPQIQQNLVSKNLSLGSYLYSTQDETDSSPPKKFSELFNYTSNEFSLNTNKLKNYFVNIDIVLKDLSEISEQDRLNLIKDGKVRLSLSGTLTKRDPQKFIKVLDFKFDTDIKPDLNVFSRIFAKNLPQAKLQDFSLPKASNTPALSSDKLVQIFNEIKESSSRIDTKNPDEKLVSQLYLLDFGKNPTKDSLEQYKNELIEISESSKSQAIQAQTFSDSAEGKSKNEQLTLGKSIWKALNLQHNFISLDVKPEINFEKQSDNFVIEFSLVSTKNNEKLASSKIQINNVLSSQQSAFDVASKFYPTFFLDGKASFSQTSPTESLKIQDLSDNDIHFQDSNSIENKLTHNGLEIKKSFKFMDNSPKTENTSSSTESPKTNPAPFSRVNSGVVYFAFRPKNINDYKRHYLLSDSNGSGLFIQKVGRSKYVEKSKPIEGKIVDGKVEINSNSSIDTKQTDAKIDEYVIGFDFQQVENFKSLNNHFRQGQNSLHLGLESFSTSLKEKQAVVLGPNSWNIKNRFFSSDIKENSDGFPPNSEYRPLMEIANRTDESRFFSQEFRNSSPFVGQKINPIIEQDQDILLEIIKTPWSFEITAYSSSNNQLNSPFSVSLNAKTIYNVNHLTGVWTPFPNFFNLDWSQIGPNPEKMPVNPSASESDLTQSQNSNGSIILKGLAVYNNSQLTSPLGKAAREEIKRSFINAYLK
- a CDS encoding P97 family adhesin, producing MNSSSLAAKIKKNKRKVLILSSFFSALAFVGITVGISFTFKYNGKHPREEVQQFVKKVKYVAFNPEKISKNSDFSAIKSLLFDGNALKNTIKLDEYLVPYYFSEDSKQLVKFEQQNEKTNSPVFDFVDLNFDDLNQNFIIKFRARQKITDQNFAQSDFVLYPVSFYDSRKFLKADFNFALQKITKKIEDAVSNFNTTISNFSEENSNLVQNNLYRASDFAAKINSSQDSSEVEKNLGQIFPKLTDLISSVKNSKENLIPETNAQIFDINFAKDAATNQFVSVQNNIATMFLQASLTQSALDQLGDNFENNGNKIININLESKDKKSIFLDVNDFFANLKLKPLIYNTEEKDNKLLISKQNPFDFFAKIKFESNPYLKNSSIKDLINPLLAEDLSLDFGNFNKLIPSDKQGIDFIFDTPNAKLINDNGKYVIELPYKIVLNESFFDNNSNEIINEKQLILRIDGFGLPINSNASSGNAFGNFSIPGTQKGIIYQQNPLFDNKSANLAQFISTFGEPVFAKVPLNKEELDNLLLKQDYKTLADKLSLPSSYNYNFDNFEAKVRSWSGKTLIPSLDDISRFKKFETTTSINSANSSQNLAVSSLVSNTFFQNPSDVAAFFANYIQQEPNKIAKIFFELAKYFGLLNQNRSSLQTFDDDLQEDIFKKAAKINLNNTNIHVLSFNNHFEDVFNQGFFSTLFLPQTIKTQIGDLKEKSTSEVLAALKDQEIFKESNTNFDLNQIKENYKQSAKFFTLADVLLAFYLKSAQLSNFLAWEKIDSNLNYEIVFKKGNEISKQTLNQEIKKITEEPKPEQEGEQQTEPTEGTEGSEQTVQAEQPQQPGEAAQNLTNSENYEYLTLNFYYNIGDENTNKFSLQTPVRKILINLSSEKIDPKVSNQEKLNSLADSIPSELLNFEVNEETFKKISEPQTSTTEQQNGQTSQASSLETNLNNFKKTKEYFSKPLGNDQLRFDIFPSFENSIKTDTINFLLTVSILNSAQNNTNPAEVLVSRSLKISVKKSNNSQPSSSDQQKN
- a CDS encoding phenylalanine--tRNA ligase subunit beta → MLFSLRRLKKIANIDHISDEKVIDALISLSFEVDKISKLNEISGIKFGNILEVKKNENADNLTICQVQFDDKIRQIQTAAKNVQKDKQVLAFVPGSTNGIITFEAKKLRGHISEGMLVSASELGFSAKLLSPELDQGVLVFDPIFDLKQNPLEILELSDLILDIKLLWNRPDANSYLVIAIELAAFFATKLDLDFDKLNFDGKIKSNLEIITEKNESKVAAIKIEKVPNLGLVDIFLLLKSGVKIADLNQNFANFVLIYTGQPSYFLQTNQNQNQIKLTYQDTKLLEIQDSFATFQFWNNDELILIPEIFQKPIEKDQNLYLIMPKFDSAKIRQINHNFNLSSPSARQLAKNYSQGTTLLSFIFLEFFLEKHGINFSAPINFDKNHFDQRSSINFGLEEVQNILGIELEQKDFEKINLILQKIYYNFNSQSFLAPFYRVDIEFFADYSADFLRFYGLEKLGNKKLAKVERSISVVDPKPIQLKTLGYFEANSFLLISQSENFNPLNLKTQTLSTYTSQEHTTIRYSLAWQLAKIIKYNVKRKMTDISLYETGSVSEKHQVFAMASTVYNLETLKDHLKILYSDNFSFKPAKSEFLNPSASQFIYWNNTLVGWVGQISEKYDYQNINFLEIIVSKIDLEQKNKLVKFEQYDNSQLKYRDITLSLDKNDIPDTYLDVIKKIPEIFSIKLKDYVIINNRQKITYRVTGTDKVCQEIDKFYK
- the rpmF gene encoding 50S ribosomal protein L32; translated protein: MAIVPKRKTSKQRKHKRNSHSALKLPNLVNCSNCSNKQLQHHVCQFCGFYKNRKVINFQAINDKH